The Sphingosinicella flava genome includes the window TCCTCGGTCTCCACACCTTCCGCGACGACGCGCAGGTCCAGCGAGCGGGCCAGATCGATGATGCTCTTCACCACGATCCGGTCGCGCGTCGATCCCGCAATGTCGACCGACAGGGACTTGTCGACCTTCAGATAGTCGATCGGCAACGCCTGCAGGTAAGCGAGGCTGGAATATCCCGTGCCGAAATCGTCGATGGCGACATGGAGCCCCGCCTCGCGCAACTGTGAGAGCAAGGTCGCTGCGGCGGGCAGGTCTTTCATGAGGCCGCTTTCCGTCACTTCGACGGTCACGCACGTCCTCTCCACCCCTGCCCCGTCCACCAGCGCGAGGAAATTTCGCACGAAACCCGGCGCGGCGAGATCCTCCGCCGTGATGTTGATCGACACGCGGATATCGGAAAGATGCGCGGGCCAGGACGCCACTTCGCTCAGCGCCTTGGCCTGGATGGTGCGCGACAAGGCCAGGTGCAGGTTCGACCGCTCCGCGGCGTCGAACAGGGTTTCAGCGCCGATCACGCCCAGCGCCGGATGGTGCCAGCGGGCCAAGGCCTCGGCGCCGACGATACGGCCGCTCGCAATATCGATCTGAGGCTGGAACAATATCTGGATCTCGCCCCGCTCCAGCGCCATCGGCAGATCGATCTCCAGCCGCTTCCTGCGCCGCTTACGCTTGCTTTCGGTCAGCATCGCGGCCGGGCGGGTCTGGCCGCGAAGCCCGCGCCGCCGCCCGCCGGACAGGCGCTCGGCATAACGGGCGGCGTAATTGACCGCTTCGGTGAAGGTGCGCGCGGTAAGCGGAGTCAGCACGAAATGGGTGACGCCGTTGCGGCGGAACCAGGTCAGCTGGTCGGCATCGTCCTCCTCGAGAATGAGGAGAAGGGCGCTACGGTCCTCCTCGGCGACCTCCGTGATGGCCGCCACGGCGCGCCGCGCCGGCCCCATCGCGCCCCGTGCGTCGACCACCGCGACCCAGGCGCCGGATTCGGCGAAAGCGTCAGCGCTATGCTCGGCTTGGCCAGGAAAGACGGGGCACCAGCCTGCTTCCCCGCACAATCGCTCCAATTCCTCCCGGTGACGCGGAGAAAAGACGAACAAGGGCGATTGGGATTCCGGCATCTTCTCTCCGTTGCGAAGGCCCCTTAGCTAGGCCCCGCGCGAGCGCGCGGCAACGGCGATTTTCCGCGCTTCCTTGCCGGATCGGCCTTGCCGTCCTAGCAATGGACTTATGGCAGATCCGAAGAAGATGGCGCTCGTCGCCTCGCGCACGCCCGCCGCGAAGGCGGCCGAAGCGGAGCTGAAGGCGCTGTACGATTTCGTGCCTACGGATGAAGCCGATCTCCTTATCGCATTAGGCGGCGACGGTTTTCTTCTCCAGACGTTGCACGCCATGCTTCGAAAGAAGAAGCTGAAGCCGGTCTTCGGCATGAACCGGGGCACCTACGGCTTCCTGATGAACGAATGGCGGCCGCAGCTGCTGGAAGCCCGTGTCGAAGCCGCCAAGGCCTTTTCCGTCCTCCCGCTCGCCATGAAGGCGGTGAGCGTGAAGGGCAAAACCCACCGCAGCCCCGCCATCAACGAAGTGTCGCTGCTCCGCGAAACGCGCCAGACGGCGTTGATCGAAGTGTCGGTGAACGGCCGGGTGGTGATTCCGGAACTGGCTTGCGACGGCGTATTGGTCGCGACGCCCGCGGGCTCCACCGCTTATAATTTCTCGGCGCAGGGCCCTATCCTGCCCTTGGGATCGAAGCTCGTCGCGCTGACGCCGATCAGCCCCTTTCGCCCGCGACGCTGGCGGGGCGCGATCCTGCCCGACGACATGACGATCACCCTGCGCGTACTCGACCCCGACAAGCGTCCCGTCTCGGCAGTCGCCGACCAGTTCGAGGTTCGGCAAGTCGAACGGGTGGAGGTGAAGGCCGACCGGGCGGAGGCTCTGACCCTGCTCTTCGACCCGGAACATGCGCTCGACGAGCGGATCGCCATGGAACAATTTACGGTTTGACGCGCCAAGCCGCTTGCCATTCCGAAAAAAGCGCTGCTATAGCCCTGCTCGCCCATGAGGCTGTTCCCCGGTAGCTCAGCGGTAGAGCATCCGACTGTTAATCGGACGGCCGCCTGTTCGAATCAGGCCCGGGGAGCCACTTGGCTCTAGCGACCCCTCGGCATGAAGCCCCGGCCCCGGCCGGGGCTTTTTCGTTTGCCCCCCCCGCCCATGAGGGCCGTCGCAGAGATAGAGCGGCTTGCCGTTTCACGCCCGTTTTCAACGCTTTGAACACCGCGCACTGCGGAACCCAGGAGCCTCGGTGGCGGTTCAACCGGCAGAAGAAGGAGGCCCTCATGGCAACGCGTGAAACGAGCAGAAGCAGCAGCAGGAATAATGGCACGACGAGCCGCAGCCGGACGGTCGATCGTGGCGCCACAAGCGCCAACAAAAGCAATAGAAGCAGCACCAGCGAAAACAGCAGCAATGCGGGAACCGGCCAGCGCGGCGGTTCGGGACGTAGCGCGTTCAGCTGGGACAATGGCGGCCGCACGGCGGTAATCGGCGCGGCGGTGGCGGGGGTCGCGGCGGGCTTTGCCGCCAATTTCGGCCGCAAGTTCATCGTGCAATTCGCGACTGGCCGGTCGGACTGGTTCGAAAGCCTCAGGAACGAGCACGAGATGACGCTCGCCATCTTCGACAAAATCGAAGCGACGCGCGACGATCAGGCGATGATGCGCGGTATGCTGACCATGCAGTTGAAGCATGCGCTCAGCAAGCATGCGATGGAGGAAGAGAATGTCATCTACCCCGCGCTTCGCGAAGCGAATGAAGCGGCGGATGCCGATCACCTCAATTCCGATCACGGCTATGTGAAGACGTTCCTCTACGAAATGGACAATATCCCCAAGGACAGCCCGCAATGGCTCGCCAAGGTGAAGGAATTCCGCACCATGTTGGAAGCCCATATCCGGGAAGAGGAAGACCGCATCTTCCCCGAGTTCCATTCCATGCTGTCGGAAGAGCAGAACAAGAAACTTACGGCCGCAATGCACAAGGAAGGGCTGAAGCTGGCCTGAATTAGTTGTGCCCCGGCGGAGGCCGGGGCCCAGCTTTTAATGCACCCGATCCCGGCCTTCGCCGGGACAGGGCTATCTCACAAAGCCCCGTGGCAATGCTTGTACTTGCGGCCCGAACCGCAGGGACATGGGGCGTTGCGGCTGATCGGCTCCTCGCCCGTCATCACCGCTTGCGTGACGTTGGCGGGCATTTCCGGCCGGTCGCCTTGCATCGGCGCAAGGCGCGACATGATGTTGCCGGTGGCCGCGTCGATATCGGCGGTATCGTCGTCGCCCGTCAGCGGGTCGATATGCGTCGTCACGAAGTCCGGCAGGACAGGCTCGGGCGGCGGCGACCAGTTGAATTGGGCGAAGGCCAGGGTGCGGGTCACGTCCTCCCGGATCGCGCCCAGCATGCGCTCGAACATCTGGAAGGCTTCGTGCTTATATTCGTCGATCGGCTTCTTCTGCGCATAGGCGCGCAGGTGGACGACCTGGCGCAGCGCGTCGAGCATCGCGAGATGCTCCTTCCAATGATGGTCGAGCGATTGAAGCAGGATGCTCTTTTCGACCTGCACATAGGTTTCGGGCGGAAGCTGCGCGGTCTTTTCGTCGACTTGGGCGGTCGCGAGGGCAAGCACGCGTTCCACCAGCATTTCGGGGTCCACGGCCTCTTCCTGAACCCAATCGTCGATCGGGGGCGTGAGGCCGAAAACCTGCTGCAGCCGCTCTTTCAAAAGCGGGACGTCCCACTGCTCGGGATAGGAGTTCGGCGGACACGCCTCGCCGACGATGCCGTTCACCGTTTCCGACCGCATGTCGACGACCACGTCGCCCACCGTCTCGGCGTCCATGATGTCGGCGCGCTGTTCGTAAATGACCTTGCGCTGATCGTTCATCACGTCGTCATATTCGACGACCTGCTTGCGGATGTCGTAATTGCGCGCCTCGACCTTCTTC containing:
- a CDS encoding EAL domain-containing protein, encoding MPESQSPLFVFSPRHREELERLCGEAGWCPVFPGQAEHSADAFAESGAWVAVVDARGAMGPARRAVAAITEVAEEDRSALLLILEEDDADQLTWFRRNGVTHFVLTPLTARTFTEAVNYAARYAERLSGGRRRGLRGQTRPAAMLTESKRKRRRKRLEIDLPMALERGEIQILFQPQIDIASGRIVGAEALARWHHPALGVIGAETLFDAAERSNLHLALSRTIQAKALSEVASWPAHLSDIRVSINITAEDLAAPGFVRNFLALVDGAGVERTCVTVEVTESGLMKDLPAAATLLSQLREAGLHVAIDDFGTGYSSLAYLQALPIDYLKVDKSLSVDIAGSTRDRIVVKSIIDLARSLDLRVVAEGVETEEQLELLAAQGCALSQGYLHSPPITSAALAELVRR
- a CDS encoding NAD kinase; the encoded protein is MADPKKMALVASRTPAAKAAEAELKALYDFVPTDEADLLIALGGDGFLLQTLHAMLRKKKLKPVFGMNRGTYGFLMNEWRPQLLEARVEAAKAFSVLPLAMKAVSVKGKTHRSPAINEVSLLRETRQTALIEVSVNGRVVIPELACDGVLVATPAGSTAYNFSAQGPILPLGSKLVALTPISPFRPRRWRGAILPDDMTITLRVLDPDKRPVSAVADQFEVRQVERVEVKADRAEALTLLFDPEHALDERIAMEQFTV
- a CDS encoding hemerythrin domain-containing protein; translation: MATRETSRSSSRNNGTTSRSRTVDRGATSANKSNRSSTSENSSNAGTGQRGGSGRSAFSWDNGGRTAVIGAAVAGVAAGFAANFGRKFIVQFATGRSDWFESLRNEHEMTLAIFDKIEATRDDQAMMRGMLTMQLKHALSKHAMEEENVIYPALREANEAADADHLNSDHGYVKTFLYEMDNIPKDSPQWLAKVKEFRTMLEAHIREEEDRIFPEFHSMLSEEQNKKLTAAMHKEGLKLA